The Sebastes fasciatus isolate fSebFas1 chromosome 4, fSebFas1.pri, whole genome shotgun sequence genome window below encodes:
- the anapc13 gene encoding anaphase-promoting complex subunit 13 has translation MDSEIQRDGRVLDLTDDAWREDRLPYEDVTIPLSELPEAEQDNGGSTESVKEQEMKWTDLALQSLHENTPSTGS, from the exons ATGGACAGTGAGATCCAACGAGACGGGAGAGTCCTGGACCTCACTGACGACGCCTGGAGGGAGGACAGACTGCCGTATGAAGACGTCACCATCCCTCTG AGTGAACTGCCTGAGGCTGAGCAGGACAACGGAGGCTCCACAGAGTCCGTGAAAGAGCAAGAGATGAAGTGGACAGACCTTGCCCTGCAGAGCCTGCATGAAAACACACCCAGCACTGGAAGCTGA